In Sphingobacterium sp. SRCM116780, the genomic stretch TTTAAAAAGCTTTGACCTCCAGATCCTTCATTTCCAAATTCACCAGTATGCACAGTTTCTCCTTTCGTCTTCAAGATAATCTTATGATCATCTGGAATTTCTTTGGGATTATCGGTTGTAAAAGGGCTCCAGACAGAAAATAGAATTCTACGTTCGGTGGAGCTATTCACCTGCATGCCAAAATAACCAACATTAAATCCATTGGACATAAAATAAGAACCTTCAATATCACTTCCTTTTGGAACCGTAACTTCATTATAATAATATTCTATTTTCTTATCTGTGGGTTGCTGATATCCCATATGCGTAGAAGGCCCTCTCCTGCCCCAATAGAAAAAATTATCATCATTATTTTTCACATAATTCATTTTACCGTCCGATGCATCTCCCGATATAATATAGCCATCAATAGTCGGATATAGGGCTTGAATTGTATTTGCTTTTATTTCGATTGCATAATAGCCTGTATCTGGAATACTAAAATTTGAAATATTAATTTTCCCCTTTTGATTAGCGTCAACGACTACATTAACACTTTTCCCCGCTAAAGTAAAGGTAAACTTACCTCCTTCATTGGCTGCAATAACATGAACAGCAACATTTAAATTACCAGTTTTCCCAAATCGCATAAATGTTTTTATAGATTGCTCAGGACTCTTCCAATTTTCAATTTTTCCTGTTTTTAGGATGGATTTTCTATAATTTGCTTGTGGATATTCCCAGCTATTTCCTCCAATAGGCACGAAATTTTCACCCAATTCCAACTCAGTTGAAGATTGTCCATAAACGATTGTGAGGTTTAAAAAGAGAAATAAAAATAATAACTTTTTGATTGATTCCATTTTCATATAATTAATTAGATCAATAAATATAATCGATAGAAACAACAATAGTTTATGCTCAAAAACCAGATTAAACAAAAAACCGATTGCATAGCACTTGCAATCGGTTGTCAAATAATATAAAAAAACTGTTACATAAAGATTTAATCCTTATGTCCTTTTGTATCGTGTCCTGGTTTAGAAATAGAAGTTCTCATATCTGTATCCGCTTGAATATTTTGCATCTTGTAATAGTCCATTACTCCTAAATTTCCATTTTTAAAAGCTTCCGCCATGGCCAAAGGTAATTGAGACTCAGCTTCAATTACTTTCGCTCTTGCCTCTTGTGCTTTTGCCCGCATCTCTTGTTCATTCGCAACTGCCATGGCTCGACGTTCTTCAGCTCGCGCATTTGCTACTTTCAAATCTGCTTCAGCTTGATCCGTTTGTAATTTTGCACCTACGTTCTCACCGATGTCAATATCAGCAATATCAATTGATAATATTTCAAATGCAGTACCACTATCCAATCCTTTTGAAAGAACAGTTTTTGAAATACGATCTGGATTTTCTAAAACCTGTTTGTGATTTTCTGACGATCCAATTGTTGTTACAATACCTTCGCCCACACGAGCTAAAATAGTCTCTTCACCTGCCCCTCCCACTAATTGGTTGATATTAGCCCTAACCGTTACCCTTGCTTTAGCAATCAATTGAATGCCATCTTTTGCTACAGCTGCTACGGGAGGTGTATTGATTACTTGAGGATTTACAGATAATTGAACTGCATCAAAAACATCACGCCCAGCCAAATCAATCGCTGTTGCTAGTTTAAAATCCAAAGGAATATTTGCTTTATCTGCTGAAATTAAAGCCCTAATTACTTTATTCACGTTTCCCCCTGCCAAATAATGAGTTTCGATATCATTGGAGGTAATATTTAACCCAGCTTTCGTTGATGTAATCATCGCATTCGTAACCAAAGATGGAGGTACTTTACGAAGTCTCATCAAAACCAAATTCAATAAACTAATTTTAACATTAGACAATTGTGCAGTGAACCACAGATTGACAGGCAATAAGTAAAGTAAAAGAAATAAGGCTACTACACAGCCTACAATCATTAAGGCAAAGGAAAAATTTGGATCCATTAGATTAAATTAATATAGTATTTGTTTTAAAGATATTAAATAATGGTCATAGTTCGCTACACTTCATTAAAAAAAAATAATGAGAAATTATTTAAATACAACAAAATTCAACAAACTATAAAAATATCATCAAAAATTAACAATAAAAGTTGTAACCACTTACTTATTTTTTTTATTACTTTTACTCATTATTTTTTGTAGTTGGAGTTTTCATTGGGGATTATTTAGAAAAACATCAATAAGCAAATAGATCCAAATATTCAAAACAGATTACTTAACAAACAAGAAATCAAACAAATAACACTGAATTTCTATTCAAGTTTTTATTTAACTTCTTATCAAAAGATTACTATTATACTTAAATGAAAAAGCTACGTTTTCAACAACAACTTATCATTGGGATTATATTTTCATTTCTAATTATCCTCTCTGCTGCTTTATTATTCTTTACCCAATTAGATAGGCATATTGCCTATGAACAATCCATCATTCAAGCTTCTGAATCAAAATTTGATCAAATTGAGAATATAAAAAAGAGCGTTGCAGCCGTAAATGATGTCAAATTAGAATACTATACAGATAAAAAAGAAAGTATTTATACTCCCTATGCCCGAGAGCTTACAACTATATTAGATGCTATTAAAAACTTAAGTAATTCTGATCAGTATTATACAATCGATAATAACAAATTAAATACTTTAAAAAATACAATATTAGAATTCTACGATTTCGAACAGGATATTGAATTAAATAAAAAAAATGAATTTCATGTTTTAAACGTTAATCATAAGAGATCGGATATTCAAAACCAATTAACAATATTCACCAAAGAACTACAGGACCAAAGAAAAGAATTAATCCTGAGTTCCAATAATAAATTAATGACGATAAGACATGTTACCTACGTTTTGGTATTTATTGGCTTATCCATCATGGTCTATATTTTCGTTGTTACATTAAGAGTATTCAAGATCTTAAAAAAGAGTATTAATGACGAGAAAAAATCCAATGCAGAATTAGTAAAACTGACTAATAAGATTGAGCAAGACAATTATTTTTTAAATAACATTAATCTCTTGGATGAAAATTTGAGAGGAGATTTTAATGAAATAGAGATTGCTAATATTGGATTAAAAAGTATTTGTAAAACAACCAACGCATTGGCTGGTACAGTATATGTAAAAAAAGAAGATAGTAACTTTTTCTCTCTATTAGCCAAACAAGGAATTCCCGCTGGCATAGATTTAAAAAATATAATTTCAGAAGGAGATGGTCTGTTAAATGATGTAATTGAGCAACAAAACTTTCGAATAATTCATGATGTGGATGCTGCCAGATATGCTGTTTCTTCTTCCTTAATTGATAAATTTCAAACACATTTATATTTAATACCGATTGTTTATGAAAATGAATCCATTGGTATTATCGAGTTAGCTTGTCAAAGCGATAATAAAAAAGAACATCAACATATTGAATACTTGAAAAGTGTCAGTAGAATACTTGCTATTAGTTTAAAAGTGGCTCAGGCACATACGAAGATGGCCGAACTATATGAAGAATTACAACAACAGACAGAAGAATTAGAAGCTCAACAAGAAGAATTAAGAACGACAAACGAAGAGTTAAGTTATAAAACTAACTTATTAGAGGCTTCAGAAGAAGAACTTAGAGTACAACAGGAAGAATTAGTTCAAACAAATAATGAATTAGATGAAAAAGCTAATTTATTGCAACAGCAAAATAATGAGCTAGAGAAGGCAAAGGATAATATTGCATTAAAGATCAAAGAGGTTGAATTAGCGTCTAAATATAAATCGGAATTTATGGCAAATATGAGCCATGAATTACGTACCCCTTTAAATAGTATCTTAATATTGGCCAAGCTATTACAAGATAATAAAAATAAAAATCTCACCCCAGAACAAATCAAATATTCAGCAGTCATTCATAATGCAGGATCAGATTTACTCCACTTAATTAATGATCTCTTAGATCTCGCAAAAATAGAATCTGGAAAAGTAGAACTGTCTCAAGAAAACATCGATATCAAAGACTTAACTAATTATATTGAAGATTTTTTCAAAAATGCCGCAGAAGATAAAAAAATTAATTTTAAAATAGCTCTAGCTGGAGATGTGCCCACTCATTTCATCTCTGATGAATATCGATTACAGCAGATTTTAAAAAATCTAATCTCCAATGCGTTCAAATTTACCAATCCAGGTGGCGATGTAACGATTAACATTGACAAAACTATTGATAATCACCTTCTATTTAAAGTTGTAGACACTGGAATAGGTATTGCACCAGATAAACAAAAATTAATATTTGAAGCATTCAAACAGGAAGATGGCTCTACTAGTCGGAAATATGGGGGAACAGGTTTGGGATTATCCATTTGCAGAGAAACATCTCAATTATTAGGTGGAAAAATTGATTTGATGAGCGAAGTTGGTGCTGGGAGTACTTTTATATTAACAATCCCGCTTGTTACATCGGCAAGTTCAGTAGAAGAGGTCAAAAATAAAACAGTAGTTAATGAAGAAAAAACAGCTATCGTTAAAAGTATTGAATCTTCTTCAAAAATACCGGAAAATAAATCGTCAAATAAGGTTATTGAAGATTCAAATACGTTATTGATCATTGAAGATGATTTAGTTTTTGCTGATATATTAAAAGACTATGCAGAGGTCAACAATTATCATGTTACTCTTGCTCATGATGGAGAACAGGGTTTAGAAAAAGCATTAACGCTTAAACCAAAAGCAATCATACTAGACATTATGCTACCTAAAATAGATGGTTGGAATGTTTTGAAAGCATTAAAAGCAAACGAAGATACCAAATCAATACCTGTACATATGATGTCAGCAGGAACATATCTGCATAACGAGCCGATAAGTGCAGGCGCTATTGGATTTATGTCAAAGCCAGTATCGGAGGAATCTTTGGAGAAAACATTTGAAAAAATTAGATCAATGATTACAACTTCTGTTAAAAGAGTGTTACTTATTGAGGATCATCAGATTCAAAGTGATTTTATCAAAAATGGTTTAGAAGAAGAGAAGTTAATTGTTGATCAAGCTTATGATGCCAATAAAGCAAGCGAGTTATTGGCTAATAAAGCAAACAAATATGACTGTATTATTTTAGATCTACATCTTCCTGATAAGTCTGGATTAGAATTATTAGACGAAATTAAGGCAGATGCAACTTATGCCGAAACACCAATAATTATTAATACAGCAATGGAGTTGACTTCAGAACAAACTTCAAGAATTTTAAAACATTCCCAAGCAATGGTTTTAAAATCTGCAAAGTCTAATGATAGACTCATTGATGAGGTTCACTTATTCTTAAACAAAATAAATCAGGATCCAGAAAATAAAGCTATTGTAAGTTATAAAACAAAAGATTTTATTCCTGAAAAAACATTAGAAAACAAAACAATTCTATTAGCTGACGATGATATGAGAAATATTTTTGCATTATCGAGTGCTTTTGAAGATCTGAATGTTCGTGTTGAAATTGCAAATAATGGACAAGAGGCTTTAGATTTGTTAAATAAAGAAAATAAAATTGATCTTGTATTAATGGACATTATGATGCCTATTATGGATGGTTACGAGGCCATAGAAAATATACGTAAAAACAAAAAGTATCAGGATTTGCCAATTATAGCCGTCACTGCAAAGGCAATGAAAGGTGATAAAGAAAAAGCAATCGAAGCAGGCGCAAATGATTATATCAGTAAACCAATTGATATCGATAAATTGATTTCTTTAATACGTGTTTGGGTTAGTTAAAAAAGTAGAGTATGTTAAACTATTCTGAATTAGAAGAAATTATTGAAATTATTAAGAATTTTCACAGTTTAGATATATCTGGATATTCAAAAGCCTCTTTAAAAAGACGCGTTACTCGTATTATGGATATCAACAAATTTGATCTTATCGAACTAAAATCTAATCTGATTAATCAAGAAGGCTTTATGCATTATTTCATTTTAGAAATGACTGTCAATGTCACTGAAATGTTTCGAGATCCAGATTTTTATACATCTATAAAAACAAAACTATTTCCCTATTTAGAAACTTATCCACATATAAAAATATGGAGTGCTGGTTGTTCAACAGGTGAAGAAGTGTACTCTTTAGCAATCTTGTTGAAAGAATCTAATCTACTTAGTCGCTCGTTTATTTATGGAACAGATATCAATCACAATGTGATTGAGAAAGCAAAAAAAGGTATTTATAGTTTAACTAAACTCAAAGAATATTCTGAAAATTACATCAAAACAAACACCGAACATTCACTATCGGAGTATTATACAGCGATGTATGATGCAGCAGCCATTCAAAATGATTTGAAGAAAAATATTCTATTTTCTATTCACAATTTGATCTCTGACGGTGTATTTAATGAATTTCAATTGATTACCTGTCGTAATGTACTTATATATTTTGATGTAGCCTTACAACAAAAAGTATTCGATCTATTTTACAATTCTTTATGTAAATTAGGTTTTTTGTGTTTAGGTTCTAAAGAATCGATGATTAATTACAAGCATTCAGATCGGTTCAAATTAGTTGATAAAAAGAATAACATCTATCAAAAAATAGCTTAATGAGAACAAATAACAAAATCTTATTATTAGGTGGATCTGCAGGAGGGTTCAGCGTTATTTTAGAATTGTTAAAATCTATTCCTACATCTTTTCCAATACCTATCCTTGTTATTATACACCGGAATCCAAAGTTTCATTCTAATTTCGAAAATGCGTTTAAAAATGCGTTTACGATAGAGATCAAGTCTGCTGAAGATAAAGAACAAATCGAAACAGGTAAAGTATACTTTGCACCTCCAGGTTATCATTTATTAATTGAACCAGATTTCAAATTATCATTGGATATCTCAGAACCTGTCCAATTTTCTAGACCTTCAATTGATGTTACTTTTGAATCTGCAGCTGAAGTTTATAAAGAGAACTGTATTGCTATTTTATTTTCAGGAGCCAATCAAGATGGAGCAAAAGGTTTATTAAAGATTAAAAATTCTGGCGGAATATGTATTGTTCAAGATCCAACAGAAGCTGAAGTCCCTACGATGCCTCAATCAGCTATAGATATTGGTGCGCAACATTTTATTTATTCAACAGAAGAAATAATCAAATATATTCATCAATTAAAATAATTAGTAAATGAAGAAGATAAACTTATTAATAGTTGATGACAAAATTGAGAATATCATTAGTCTGACAGCACTATTAACAGATATAGAAAATATCAATATCATTAGTAGTGAAGATCCTAATGAAGCACTTCGCATTTGCTATAAGCAAAACATTGATATTGCATTGGTAGATGTTCAAATGCCAGAAATCAATGGCTTCGAATTTGTCTCATTAATAAAACATAACCCTAAGACTAGCCATATTATCGCAATAATGGTTACAGCGATATCTAAAGAAGAAAAATATCTCATTAAAGGATTGAATAGCGGAGCCGTAGATTATTTATATAAACCTTTAAGTCCTGAAATAACAATAGCGAAAGTGCAATCTTTCATTCAACAAGTACAAACTCAGAATGAAATAAAAGAAAAAAATATTGCTTTAGAAAAATCCAAAATAGAACTTATCCGAGCAAAAGAAGAAGCTGAACTGGCTCGCAAGTCTAAGGAAACCTTTTTGGCCAATATGAGTCATGAGATCCGAACTCCAATCAATGGAGTTATGGGAATCGCTCAAATGTTAAAAAATTCTTCATTGTCTCCTGAGCAACAAGACTGGGTCAATAAACTAAATAGTGCATCATTGAG encodes the following:
- a CDS encoding response regulator, with product MKKLRFQQQLIIGIIFSFLIILSAALLFFTQLDRHIAYEQSIIQASESKFDQIENIKKSVAAVNDVKLEYYTDKKESIYTPYARELTTILDAIKNLSNSDQYYTIDNNKLNTLKNTILEFYDFEQDIELNKKNEFHVLNVNHKRSDIQNQLTIFTKELQDQRKELILSSNNKLMTIRHVTYVLVFIGLSIMVYIFVVTLRVFKILKKSINDEKKSNAELVKLTNKIEQDNYFLNNINLLDENLRGDFNEIEIANIGLKSICKTTNALAGTVYVKKEDSNFFSLLAKQGIPAGIDLKNIISEGDGLLNDVIEQQNFRIIHDVDAARYAVSSSLIDKFQTHLYLIPIVYENESIGIIELACQSDNKKEHQHIEYLKSVSRILAISLKVAQAHTKMAELYEELQQQTEELEAQQEELRTTNEELSYKTNLLEASEEELRVQQEELVQTNNELDEKANLLQQQNNELEKAKDNIALKIKEVELASKYKSEFMANMSHELRTPLNSILILAKLLQDNKNKNLTPEQIKYSAVIHNAGSDLLHLINDLLDLAKIESGKVELSQENIDIKDLTNYIEDFFKNAAEDKKINFKIALAGDVPTHFISDEYRLQQILKNLISNAFKFTNPGGDVTINIDKTIDNHLLFKVVDTGIGIAPDKQKLIFEAFKQEDGSTSRKYGGTGLGLSICRETSQLLGGKIDLMSEVGAGSTFILTIPLVTSASSVEEVKNKTVVNEEKTAIVKSIESSSKIPENKSSNKVIEDSNTLLIIEDDLVFADILKDYAEVNNYHVTLAHDGEQGLEKALTLKPKAIILDIMLPKIDGWNVLKALKANEDTKSIPVHMMSAGTYLHNEPISAGAIGFMSKPVSEESLEKTFEKIRSMITTSVKRVLLIEDHQIQSDFIKNGLEEEKLIVDQAYDANKASELLANKANKYDCIILDLHLPDKSGLELLDEIKADATYAETPIIINTAMELTSEQTSRILKHSQAMVLKSAKSNDRLIDEVHLFLNKINQDPENKAIVSYKTKDFIPEKTLENKTILLADDDMRNIFALSSAFEDLNVRVEIANNGQEALDLLNKENKIDLVLMDIMMPIMDGYEAIENIRKNKKYQDLPIIAVTAKAMKGDKEKAIEAGANDYISKPIDIDKLISLIRVWVS
- a CDS encoding chemotaxis protein CheB, giving the protein MRTNNKILLLGGSAGGFSVILELLKSIPTSFPIPILVIIHRNPKFHSNFENAFKNAFTIEIKSAEDKEQIETGKVYFAPPGYHLLIEPDFKLSLDISEPVQFSRPSIDVTFESAAEVYKENCIAILFSGANQDGAKGLLKIKNSGGICIVQDPTEAEVPTMPQSAIDIGAQHFIYSTEEIIKYIHQLK
- a CDS encoding DUF3472 domain-containing protein, with translation MESIKKLLFLFLFLNLTIVYGQSSTELELGENFVPIGGNSWEYPQANYRKSILKTGKIENWKSPEQSIKTFMRFGKTGNLNVAVHVIAANEGGKFTFTLAGKSVNVVVDANQKGKINISNFSIPDTGYYAIEIKANTIQALYPTIDGYIISGDASDGKMNYVKNNDDNFFYWGRRGPSTHMGYQQPTDKKIEYYYNEVTVPKGSDIEGSYFMSNGFNVGYFGMQVNSSTERRILFSVWSPFTTDNPKEIPDDHKIILKTKGETVHTGEFGNEGSGGQSFLKFNWVAGNTYKFLLRGRPIGNNYTAYTAWFYAPEIGKWQIIAEFHRPQTDQYLTGFHSFLENFNPDQGIYERQVQFANQWVADNQGNWYECTQGRFTVDNTGKKGYRMDYSGGVNEKGFYLKNFGFFKEYVPAGSKFIRKANGIKPKINFKSLPQK
- the floA gene encoding flotillin-like protein FloA (flotillin-like protein involved in membrane lipid rafts), with product MDPNFSFALMIVGCVVALFLLLYLLPVNLWFTAQLSNVKISLLNLVLMRLRKVPPSLVTNAMITSTKAGLNITSNDIETHYLAGGNVNKVIRALISADKANIPLDFKLATAIDLAGRDVFDAVQLSVNPQVINTPPVAAVAKDGIQLIAKARVTVRANINQLVGGAGEETILARVGEGIVTTIGSSENHKQVLENPDRISKTVLSKGLDSGTAFEILSIDIADIDIGENVGAKLQTDQAEADLKVANARAEERRAMAVANEQEMRAKAQEARAKVIEAESQLPLAMAEAFKNGNLGVMDYYKMQNIQADTDMRTSISKPGHDTKGHKD
- a CDS encoding CheR family methyltransferase, producing the protein MLNYSELEEIIEIIKNFHSLDISGYSKASLKRRVTRIMDINKFDLIELKSNLINQEGFMHYFILEMTVNVTEMFRDPDFYTSIKTKLFPYLETYPHIKIWSAGCSTGEEVYSLAILLKESNLLSRSFIYGTDINHNVIEKAKKGIYSLTKLKEYSENYIKTNTEHSLSEYYTAMYDAAAIQNDLKKNILFSIHNLISDGVFNEFQLITCRNVLIYFDVALQQKVFDLFYNSLCKLGFLCLGSKESMINYKHSDRFKLVDKKNNIYQKIA